Below is a window of Pirellulales bacterium DNA.
ATGCCGCTGATTTTTTCGGCCGGCCAGGACGGCGAGTTCGGGATCTTTGGCGGCACTCGCGATTTAAGCTCGTTGAGCAACCTTTCGGATTTGCTCGTTGGGCTCGCGTACTTCCACAACCCGTATGCGTTTCTGGATGACAACGGCACCTACCGCCAGCGGGGCGCTGTGGACAGTACCGACGGCGCGGACCTCGACAACATCACCAACCACCTGTTGCAGACGCAGTAGGCCATGAGCGCGCATACGCAACATTTCGACTGCGGCCGACCGACGCGCCACGTGCGACGCCGGGCGATGACGCTCATCGAATTGCTGGTCGTCATCGCGATCGTGCTGTCGATCTCGGCGGTGGCGCTGCCGATCCTGGCTCCGCGCGGCGAGTCGCGCCGGCAGCGCGAGGCTGCCCGCATCCTGACCACGTTTATCAACTCGGCCCGAACCCGGGCCATCGAGATTGGCCGGCCGGTGGGCGTGTGGATCGAAGGTGTCGGCGGGGGCGCGGAGAATATCTTGTCGCTTTCGACCTGCGAGGTGCCGGCGCCCTACACGGGCGACACGTTTTCGTCAAAGATTGCCGTGAGGATGGGTACGAATGGGCGGGCTTATATTGCCGGCTTTTCGCCCATCAATCCGCCGCCCGGCTTCATCCATAGCTGGGACACGATCCAACTGGGCGGCCGTGGCCCGCGCTATGCGATCGTGCTCGATCAGACCAATAACGGTTCGGGCGAGTTGGACGACACCAATCTCGATGCGGTGGACAATTATTCGCAACCGCTGCAGTTCGACACGTCGCTGGTCTACAAGTGGTGGCTCGTGCCGTTGGAGCAGTTCAGCTCGATCACGGCGCCGGCCCCCTCGAACACCTACACCTATGCGATCGAGCGCAAGCCCGTCAAATCGCTCACGCCACCCGTCGAATTGCCGCGTGGGGCGATCGTCAACATGGACTTTTCCAGTGATGATTTGTTGCCGTTCCATCCGCGCCTGGACCCCGCCAAGGCTTCGTTCTGGATCGGGGATCATGACTGGGATGGCAATGCCACGACGGACGACTTTGCCCGGCCGTTGGTGATCCTGTTTGGCGCCAATGGCGCGCTGGAGAGCATCTACCGCTTCGTACCGAATTCGATCGACCCAGCTTCGGCGACCGGCATCGTGTATGCGCGGCAACCCGTCTTCGGCTCGGTCTACCTGCTGCTGGGCGAGGTCGAGAATGCCGAGGTCGAAGGGGCGCCTGACCAGCAGGAGTTTCTCGACCTGCTCGACCCCGACACGCAATGGGTCACGATCGACGCCCGGACCGGCGCGGCTCGCTCAGCCGAGAATGTCGTAGTGCCCGAGTCGAACCCGGCGGCGGCGCTGCAGTACGGCCGCTGGGATCCTCCGGATCCATCGACGTTCACTGCACCGAGTGAGGCGGCGCTGACGGCGCTTTTGGGCTACTGCCGTCAGGGGCTGACCCAAGGCCCCGGCCGGGGAGGACGGTAGCGATGCGTCAGGCATTCTTGCATCAAGAGGCTCTCCTGCATCAGGTGGCTGCACCGCACCAGATGGCTTCGATGCATCGAGCGGCCGTACACCGCGGCATCACGTTGCTCGAGGTGCTGATCTCGACATTCATCATCGGGATGGCGATTCTCGGGTTGGCGTCGCTGTTGCCGGTGGGCAGCTACCAGCTTGGCCAGGCCAACCAACTCGACCGCGCGTCGGCCGTCGGCCGCGCGGCGTTCCGCGACGTGGTCGTCCGCGACATGCTCAACCCGGCGGGCTGGGCACGGTACCAGGCCACTTCGGCGCTTGCGGCGTCTGCGGTGGATACGGGCAGCGCGGGTCCGTTTGACGACGATGTGCTGACCTGGGACGACCTGGGCAATCCCGACGATCGCATTGACTTCCAGAATGTCGACGACTGGGCACAGCCATTCATCATCGATCCCATGCTCATTAGCCGGGCGCCGGCAACGATTGCTGCACTGGCGTCCCCCGATCTGTGGCCCGGCAAGTCTTTTCCGTACGATCAAGGCTATGCGCCACTGGCCGACGTACCGCGGATGCCGCGCGTCACGTTGGCGAGCACGAGCTTTGACGGCGGATCGCTCACGCCCTATCTCGGACCGATGAAGCTCATCGAGGCGGAACGCATCTTCGAGTCTCACGACGACTTGATCTTCGAGCCGAATGCCGATCGTACGGTGCGGCCCCGAGCGTTGCTGCGTGGCAGCTTGAACGATCCCGCCCTACCATCGGCCTCCGGCGACTACTCGTGGATGGTCATGGTGCAACGGTCGCCCGCCGAAGTGGCCGTGCTGCAACCGGCCACGGCCTCGACGCCCCCCTTGGACATTCTGCCTGGCAATCGCACGAACTACAGCATTTCGGTTATCGTCTTTTTCAAGCGCAAGTTCGACGTAGAAGTACAGCCGGTCGGCTCCGGTGCGTTGGCCGACATCGCCGGGGTGTTGCCCAGCGAGCGAGTCGCCGGAATCCAGTTCAAAGGTGGCGGCTATGGCGGCGGCGCCGTCCAGATCTCGGCTGGCGACGAAGCGACTCTATCACCGGACCTGGCGCGTCAATACCTGGCCGCGCGGCCGAACCAATGGCTCATGGTGTGTGGCTGGGCACCGCAACCAACCCTGATTTCGAATGCGTTTGGGCCACCTTACGGTGGACAACTGCTGAACATCAATGACGACAATCGCACCCAGTATCGCGGTGTCTACCGGTGGTACCGCGTGGTTGCGTCCGACAGCGGTCCGCGACTTTTCGATCACGATGGCGATGGCGGTGCCTCTACGCCGGCGATCTGGGTGCGCGACATCACGCTCGTCGGGCCCGACTGGGACGAGAGCGAAATGGCGGTGTCAGGGTACCCCGGCGCGAGCAGCGGCTCGCCGAACAAATACTGCGTGCTGGTCGACGGCGTGATGGGTGTCTTCGAAAAAACCGTGCGCAGGCAGAACTGACCGTAACCGACAACCTTGCCAGAGAACAACTCCGAGTGCAGCTCGGCGATCGATAGAAACGCGGGCCACGACGGCGCGCGGCCGACGTTCAGGAGGAACTTGCCGGAACCGTCCGGCACAAGCGAAGCGGGCCAGGGCAAACAAGACGCTTCGTTTTGAGAAGAGGTGGAAATATGTCCCGGAACTCGAACGCACGCCGCGGGATCATCCTGCTCGTGGTGATGTCGATCATTGCGCTGTTTGCAGTGATCACCATCGGCTTCGTGCTGGTCAGCTCGCTGGAGCTGCGCACGGCCTCGCTGGCCTCCAAGGCCGATCAGAAAGGCGACGCGCCCGGCAATCTCGCCGACGCGGTAATGGACCAGGTGCTGGTCGGCTCGAAGAACCCCAACTCGGTCATCGGCCCCCACAGCCTGCTCGAAGACATCTACGGCGCCGACGCGCCGCTGCTGATCTATTTGAGCACGAGCGCGGGTAAGCCCGTCACCTCGCTGCGCGCGACGATCAACGGTGCACAGATTCGGCAGTATTCGTCCGGCGGCACGACGGCCGACCTGCAGGAACTGATCGAGATCCGCATCTCGGGCCCGGCGTTCCAGGCAGCGCCGCCGGTGGGCTATTTCAACGGGCGCCTGATCACGTTTGCCAATGGCAAGACGGTGCGGGTGCTCGACACGGGCGTGTTCACTCCCGCCGCATACACTCCCGCCCAGCAGGCCCTGACGGTGTTCAACCCAGGCGTGACGAGTAACACCGTCGGCAGCCTGGCGGGCACCGAGGTGCTGATCAACGATCGGCCGTTCGACGGGACCGGATTCGGGCTCGGCTATGAATCGCTTTCGGCGATCAAAAAGATCGACCGCGATCCAGGACACATGCTGAGCACACATTTGTCGGCCAAAGGTCTGCCGGCCGACGCGTCGAAATGGCCCGACTGGCCGCAGGCGTTCCTGCCCAATCGCACCCAAGGCGCCAGGACGCCCTATGAACGCAGCGCGACGGGGGGCGACGATTCGTATCCCGACTTTGCCGGGCTGGGCGGCGCCGACGAAGACTACGACGCACCGGACTATCAGAACATGTTGCTGGCGATGGTGGTGCAGTCGTCCGACATCAACGTCGGGACACTCGTACCGCTGCCTTCGCTGCACCGGCCCGACCTCATTCGCTTCTGGCGCAATCAGAAAGGGGGGCCATCCTGGGTGCCCAACACGGGCGATGCGATGGATCGGTCACTGTTGCGCAAGATCGTGATGCGGCCGTTGTGGTTCGATCATCCGGGTTTCGCGTCGGTCAATCCGCAATTGGGCGGGGCGAGCCCGTTGACCA
It encodes the following:
- a CDS encoding prepilin-type N-terminal cleavage/methylation domain-containing protein, giving the protein MSAHTQHFDCGRPTRHVRRRAMTLIELLVVIAIVLSISAVALPILAPRGESRRQREAARILTTFINSARTRAIEIGRPVGVWIEGVGGGAENILSLSTCEVPAPYTGDTFSSKIAVRMGTNGRAYIAGFSPINPPPGFIHSWDTIQLGGRGPRYAIVLDQTNNGSGELDDTNLDAVDNYSQPLQFDTSLVYKWWLVPLEQFSSITAPAPSNTYTYAIERKPVKSLTPPVELPRGAIVNMDFSSDDLLPFHPRLDPAKASFWIGDHDWDGNATTDDFARPLVILFGANGALESIYRFVPNSIDPASATGIVYARQPVFGSVYLLLGEVENAEVEGAPDQQEFLDLLDPDTQWVTIDARTGAARSAENVVVPESNPAAALQYGRWDPPDPSTFTAPSEAALTALLGYCRQGLTQGPGRGGR